The Burkholderia mallei ATCC 23344 genome has a window encoding:
- a CDS encoding glycosyltransferase family 2 protein, whose translation MNAPHWRPPPVVSIVVPTYRRPELLERCLGALASQVFDPGTYEIVVVDDDAAGSARPVVDALTVRMGGLPAIRYVSAPRTQGPAGARNAGWREAAGPVIAFTDDDTIADPLWLRNGCSALLAQPNASAAAGRIEVPLAPCPTDYERDAGGLAHAEFATANCFVRRAALERVGGFDERFTRAWREDADLMFALRERAGPIVDARTATIVHPVRPARWGVSIAQQSKVFFDALLYKKHRDVYRRHIRSVPPWHYYAAVLALLGACVALALGLHAAAAACAAAWAGITAAFCWRRLRGTAHTPSHVAEMIVTSIAIPPVSLYWRLRGALHFRVLFL comes from the coding sequence ATGAACGCACCGCACTGGAGGCCGCCGCCCGTCGTGTCGATCGTCGTGCCGACGTACCGGCGGCCGGAGCTGCTCGAACGCTGCCTCGGCGCGCTCGCGTCGCAGGTGTTCGATCCGGGCACCTACGAGATCGTCGTCGTCGACGACGATGCGGCCGGCAGCGCGCGCCCCGTCGTCGATGCGCTGACCGTGCGCATGGGCGGGCTGCCCGCGATCCGTTACGTGAGCGCGCCGCGCACGCAGGGCCCGGCCGGCGCACGCAACGCGGGCTGGCGCGAAGCGGCGGGCCCGGTGATCGCGTTCACCGACGACGACACGATCGCCGATCCGCTATGGCTGCGCAACGGCTGCTCGGCGCTGCTCGCGCAGCCCAACGCGTCGGCCGCGGCCGGGCGCATCGAGGTGCCGCTCGCGCCGTGCCCGACCGATTACGAGCGCGACGCGGGCGGGCTCGCCCACGCGGAGTTCGCGACCGCGAACTGTTTCGTGCGGCGCGCGGCGCTCGAGCGCGTCGGCGGCTTCGACGAGCGCTTCACGCGCGCGTGGCGCGAGGACGCGGACCTGATGTTCGCACTGCGCGAGCGCGCGGGGCCGATCGTCGACGCGCGCACGGCGACGATCGTGCATCCGGTGCGGCCCGCGCGCTGGGGCGTGAGCATCGCGCAGCAGTCGAAAGTGTTTTTCGACGCGCTGCTGTACAAGAAGCATCGCGACGTCTACCGTCGGCACATCCGCTCCGTGCCGCCGTGGCATTACTACGCGGCGGTGCTCGCGCTGCTCGGCGCGTGCGTCGCGCTCGCGCTCGGCCTGCATGCGGCCGCGGCCGCGTGCGCGGCGGCCTGGGCCGGCATCACGGCGGCGTTCTGCTGGCGGCGCCTGCGCGGCACCGCGCACACGCCGTCGCACGTCGCGGAGATGATCGTCACGTCGATCGCGATTCCGCCCGTGTCGCTGTACTGGCGGCTGCGCGGCGCGCTCCACTTCCGGGTGCTGTTCCTATGA
- a CDS encoding sigma-54-dependent transcriptional regulator, translating to MPYILIVEDDADTRDMLCALAHTQQLACDAAATLEEARALIATHTPDLVLCDLVLPDGNGMDLFDELPKGAHVEMVLTTGHASLETAIDALRRGATDYLVKPLNMQRLNSIFARVPRTGVLHEEIAALRSELQRLGRFGRMLGRSPVMQTMYDAIGRVAGTEASVLLMGESGTGKELAAQTIHDLSLRRKGPFLAVNCGAIAANLVESEMFGHDRGSFTGADRQHKGFFERADGGTLFLDEITEMPVESQVKLLRVLETGRLTRLGSARELDVDVRIVAATNLDPEAAMADGKLRPDLYHRINVFPITLPPLRARGDDIPMLAEAFLRQLGEDSGRKMRFSASALAALAEYDWPGNVRELRNFVQRACIFNDGEVIDTLPPPIMDEVASEPGDDGDAVTVPFGTSLEEVDRRIILGTLAQCGGVKTHAAEVLDISLKTIYNRLAQLEAEGDDKTKR from the coding sequence ATGCCCTACATTCTCATCGTCGAGGATGATGCGGACACGCGCGACATGCTTTGCGCTCTGGCGCATACCCAGCAGCTCGCCTGCGATGCGGCTGCGACGCTGGAGGAGGCGCGCGCGCTGATCGCGACGCACACGCCGGATCTGGTGCTGTGCGATCTCGTTCTGCCGGACGGCAACGGCATGGATCTGTTCGACGAGCTGCCCAAGGGCGCGCACGTCGAGATGGTGCTGACGACAGGACACGCGAGCCTCGAAACCGCGATCGACGCGCTGCGAAGAGGCGCGACCGATTATCTGGTGAAGCCGCTGAACATGCAGCGGCTGAACAGCATCTTCGCGCGCGTGCCGCGCACCGGCGTGCTGCACGAGGAGATCGCCGCGCTGCGCTCGGAGCTGCAGCGGCTCGGCCGCTTCGGCAGGATGCTCGGGCGCTCGCCCGTGATGCAGACGATGTACGACGCGATCGGCCGCGTCGCGGGCACCGAGGCGTCCGTGCTGCTGATGGGTGAATCGGGCACCGGCAAGGAGCTCGCCGCGCAGACGATCCACGATCTGAGCCTGCGCCGCAAGGGGCCGTTTCTCGCGGTCAACTGCGGCGCGATCGCGGCGAACCTCGTCGAGAGCGAGATGTTCGGCCACGACCGCGGCAGCTTCACCGGCGCGGATCGTCAGCACAAGGGTTTCTTCGAGCGTGCGGACGGCGGCACGCTGTTCCTCGACGAGATCACCGAGATGCCCGTCGAATCGCAGGTGAAGCTGCTGCGCGTGCTCGAGACGGGGCGGCTCACGCGGCTCGGCTCCGCGCGCGAGCTCGACGTCGACGTGCGGATCGTCGCCGCGACGAACCTCGACCCGGAAGCCGCGATGGCGGACGGCAAGCTGCGCCCGGACCTGTACCACCGGATCAATGTGTTCCCGATCACGCTGCCGCCGCTGCGCGCGCGCGGCGACGACATTCCGATGCTCGCCGAGGCGTTCCTGCGGCAGCTCGGCGAGGACAGCGGGCGCAAGATGCGCTTCTCGGCGTCCGCGCTCGCCGCGCTTGCCGAATACGACTGGCCGGGCAACGTGCGCGAGCTGCGCAACTTCGTGCAGCGCGCCTGCATTTTCAACGACGGCGAGGTGATCGACACGCTGCCGCCGCCGATCATGGACGAAGTGGCGAGCGAGCCGGGCGACGACGGCGACGCGGTGACGGTGCCGTTCGGCACGTCGCTCGAGGAAGTCGACAGGCGGATCATTCTCGGCACGCTCGCGCAGTGCGGCGGCGTGAAGACGCACGCGGCCGAGGTGCTCGACATCAGCCTGAAGACGATCTACAACCGGCTCGCGCAGCTCGAGGCGGAGGGGGACGACAAGACGAAGCGATGA
- a CDS encoding glycosyltransferase family 2 protein, with the protein MRDLISVTPARVDMPTREPRMTAIVLTHRRESELARTLAQLAKLPEQPAIVVVDNASNDGTAAMVRRRFPRATLVRAPRNLGAAGRNLGAACARTPYIAFCDDDTWWESGSLTLAAQLFERHPRIGALTARVLVGIERREDPTCALMRASPLEHAPQQPGPTILGLLAGATAFRRGAFCAAGGYHPRLFVGGEETLLALDLTTAGWSLVYAPQLTVVHYPSPVRDARGRASVIARNAVWTAWLRLPAFAALLRTLRAAPRVWREAGGLRGWRRTLAGLPWTLRERRPIPTHVDAMRRVVEAADRLARRQARRQRP; encoded by the coding sequence ATGCGAGACCTCATCAGCGTAACGCCCGCGCGCGTCGACATGCCGACGCGCGAGCCGCGCATGACCGCGATCGTGCTCACGCACCGCCGCGAATCCGAGCTCGCGCGCACGCTCGCGCAGCTCGCGAAGCTGCCCGAGCAGCCCGCGATCGTCGTCGTCGACAATGCGTCGAACGACGGCACCGCGGCGATGGTGCGGCGGCGCTTCCCGCGCGCGACGCTCGTGCGCGCGCCGCGCAATCTCGGCGCGGCCGGACGCAACCTCGGCGCCGCGTGCGCGCGCACGCCGTACATCGCGTTCTGCGACGACGACACGTGGTGGGAGTCCGGCTCGCTCACGCTCGCCGCGCAGCTCTTCGAACGCCATCCGCGCATCGGCGCGCTGACCGCGCGCGTGCTCGTCGGCATCGAGCGCCGCGAGGACCCCACCTGCGCGCTGATGCGCGCGAGCCCGCTCGAGCACGCGCCGCAGCAGCCGGGCCCGACGATTCTCGGCCTGCTCGCCGGCGCGACCGCGTTCCGGCGCGGCGCGTTCTGCGCGGCGGGCGGCTATCATCCGCGCCTTTTCGTCGGCGGCGAGGAAACCTTGCTCGCGCTCGACCTCACGACGGCCGGCTGGTCGCTCGTCTACGCGCCGCAGCTCACCGTCGTCCATTACCCGTCGCCCGTGCGCGACGCGCGCGGCCGCGCGAGCGTCATCGCGCGCAACGCGGTCTGGACCGCGTGGCTGCGCCTGCCCGCGTTCGCCGCGCTGCTGCGCACGCTGCGCGCCGCGCCGCGCGTATGGCGCGAGGCGGGCGGCCTGCGCGGCTGGCGCCGCACGCTCGCCGGCCTGCCGTGGACGCTGCGCGAACGCAGGCCGATTCCGACGCACGTCGACGCGATGCGGCGCGTGGTCGAAGCCGCCGATCGGCTCGCGCGCCGGCAGGCGCGGCGGCAGCGGCCGTAG
- a CDS encoding PIG-L family deacetylase produces the protein MTSTHRWLVISPHLDDGVFGCGQLLAQSPGSAVVTVFAGVPPPRTPAPPWDRRAGFATGADAMRARRAEDARALRVLDATPVWLDFLDDQYGAPAAPDDIAKQLAATLDAHPGFDVAAPAGLFHRDHLATNRAALAVLARGPRARRWLFYEDALYRRVDDLMAKRLADWRRQGWIARVAAPLAHARAGRAAKAEAVRAYASQVALFDAHALVDLHVSETYWRLQCETSSA, from the coding sequence ATGACATCGACTCACCGCTGGCTCGTCATCTCGCCGCATCTGGACGACGGCGTGTTCGGCTGCGGCCAGTTGCTCGCGCAGTCGCCCGGCTCCGCCGTCGTCACGGTGTTCGCCGGCGTGCCGCCGCCGCGCACGCCCGCGCCGCCGTGGGACCGCCGCGCGGGCTTCGCGACGGGCGCCGACGCGATGCGCGCGCGGCGCGCGGAAGATGCCCGCGCGCTGCGCGTGCTCGACGCGACACCCGTCTGGCTCGATTTTCTCGACGATCAATACGGCGCACCGGCCGCGCCCGACGACATCGCCAAGCAGCTCGCCGCCACGCTCGACGCGCATCCCGGCTTCGACGTCGCCGCGCCCGCCGGGCTGTTTCATCGCGATCATCTCGCAACGAATCGCGCGGCGCTCGCGGTCCTCGCGCGCGGCCCCCGCGCGCGTCGCTGGCTGTTCTACGAGGACGCGCTGTACCGCCGCGTCGACGACCTGATGGCCAAGCGGCTCGCCGACTGGCGCCGGCAAGGCTGGATCGCGCGGGTCGCCGCGCCGCTCGCGCACGCGCGCGCGGGCCGCGCGGCCAAAGCCGAGGCCGTGCGTGCGTACGCGAGCCAGGTTGCCCTCTTCGACGCTCATGCGCTCGTCGACCTCCATGTTTCCGAAACCTACTGGCGCCTCCAATGCGAGACCTCATCAGCGTAA
- a CDS encoding UDP-glucuronic acid decarboxylase family protein — MKDPERKRILVTGGAGFLGSHLCERLVAEGHDVLCVDNFYTGAKDNIAHLLDAPNFELMRHDVTFPLYVEVDEIYNLACPASPVHYQRDPVQTTKTSVHGAINMLGLAKRLKARILQASTSEVYGDPASHPQRESYWGHVNPVGIRACYDEGKRCAETLFVDYHRQYGVDIRIARIFNTYGPRMHPADGRVVSNFIMQALADAPLTVYGDGRQTRAFCYVDDLIDALIRLMAAPGPMPEPMNLGNAEEVSMLQIAREVVRVTGASVAIEFRPLPADDPRQRCPDLGFARERLGWRATTTLADGLAATVRYFIQRQAAHHAPGNLVHSTRVASHMLARVNAQGRSRVSA; from the coding sequence ATGAAGGACCCCGAACGCAAGCGCATTCTCGTCACGGGCGGCGCCGGCTTTCTCGGCTCGCACCTGTGCGAGCGGCTCGTCGCCGAAGGCCACGACGTGCTGTGCGTCGACAATTTCTACACCGGCGCGAAGGACAATATCGCGCATCTGCTCGACGCGCCGAACTTCGAGCTGATGCGGCACGACGTGACGTTTCCGCTGTACGTCGAGGTCGACGAGATCTATAACCTCGCGTGCCCCGCATCGCCCGTGCACTACCAGCGCGACCCGGTGCAGACGACGAAGACGAGCGTGCACGGCGCGATCAACATGCTCGGGCTCGCGAAGCGCCTGAAGGCGCGCATCCTGCAGGCGTCGACGAGCGAAGTGTACGGCGACCCGGCGTCGCATCCGCAGCGCGAGAGCTACTGGGGCCACGTGAATCCCGTCGGCATACGCGCGTGCTACGACGAGGGCAAGCGCTGCGCGGAGACGCTGTTCGTCGACTATCACCGGCAATACGGCGTCGACATCCGCATCGCGCGGATCTTCAATACGTACGGCCCGCGCATGCATCCGGCGGACGGGCGCGTCGTGTCGAACTTCATCATGCAGGCGCTCGCGGACGCGCCGCTCACCGTGTACGGCGACGGCCGGCAAACGCGTGCGTTCTGCTACGTCGACGACCTGATCGACGCGCTGATCCGCCTGATGGCCGCGCCCGGCCCGATGCCCGAGCCGATGAACCTCGGCAATGCCGAGGAAGTGTCGATGCTGCAGATCGCGCGCGAGGTGGTGCGCGTGACGGGCGCGTCGGTCGCGATCGAATTCCGGCCGCTGCCCGCCGACGATCCGCGCCAGCGCTGCCCGGATCTCGGCTTCGCGCGCGAGCGGCTCGGCTGGCGCGCGACCACGACGCTCGCCGACGGGCTCGCGGCAACGGTGCGCTACTTCATCCAGCGGCAGGCGGCGCATCACGCGCCGGGCAACCTCGTGCACAGCACGCGGGTTGCGTCGCACATGCTCGCGCGCGTGAATGCGCAGGGGAGATCGCGCGTCAGCGCGTAG
- a CDS encoding sigma-54 interaction domain-containing protein: MSQHSSDGRRLHGNSCLIQALLHKIEKVAATRASVLIVGESGVGKDIVARLLHDMSPRRRGPFVPVNCGAIPADIAESQLFGHEKGSFTGAAAQHIGFFEAARGGTIFLDEVAEMSRDLQVKLLRALESNTITRVGGSEPIALDVRVVAATHHNPAEAVQEGRFREDLFYRLAVFALRVPALRHREDDIEGIAQELVDTLNSRHSTRKRLSGQALKTLRTYSWPGNVRELRNAIERAYILSDEQIEQLPVRRLAPRDDVRRNAMTLPLGMTLAHSQQRFIAASLKYFDGDKPRTAKALGISLKTLYNRLALMREHDGETAQH, from the coding sequence ATGTCGCAACACAGCAGTGACGGCAGACGGCTGCACGGCAATTCGTGTCTGATCCAGGCGCTGTTGCACAAGATCGAAAAAGTGGCCGCGACTCGTGCAAGCGTGTTGATCGTCGGCGAAAGCGGGGTCGGCAAAGATATCGTCGCAAGACTCCTCCATGACATGAGCCCACGCCGCCGTGGCCCGTTCGTTCCGGTCAATTGCGGCGCGATTCCGGCCGACATCGCCGAATCGCAGTTGTTCGGCCACGAGAAGGGCAGCTTCACCGGCGCGGCCGCGCAGCACATCGGCTTCTTCGAGGCCGCGCGCGGCGGCACGATCTTCCTCGACGAAGTGGCCGAGATGTCGCGCGATCTGCAGGTGAAGCTGCTGCGCGCGCTCGAATCGAACACCATCACGCGCGTGGGCGGCAGCGAGCCGATCGCGCTCGACGTGCGCGTGGTCGCGGCCACTCACCACAACCCTGCCGAGGCGGTGCAGGAAGGGCGCTTTCGCGAAGACCTGTTCTACCGGCTCGCCGTGTTCGCGCTGCGCGTGCCGGCGCTCAGGCATCGCGAGGACGATATCGAGGGCATCGCGCAGGAGCTCGTCGATACGCTCAACAGCCGGCACAGCACGCGCAAGCGGCTCTCGGGGCAGGCGCTGAAGACGCTGCGCACCTATTCGTGGCCGGGCAACGTGCGCGAGCTGCGCAATGCGATCGAGCGCGCGTACATCCTCTCCGACGAGCAAATCGAGCAGTTGCCGGTGCGACGGCTCGCGCCGCGCGACGACGTGCGCCGGAACGCGATGACGCTGCCGCTCGGCATGACGCTCGCGCATTCGCAGCAGCGCTTCATCGCCGCGTCGCTCAAGTACTTCGACGGCGACAAGCCGCGCACCGCGAAGGCGCTCGGCATCAGCCTGAAGACGCTGTACAACCGGCTCGCGCTGATGCGCGAGCACGACGGGGAAACCGCGCAGCACTAA
- a CDS encoding PAS domain-containing hybrid sensor histidine kinase/response regulator has translation MANFVRGHAKNYAAVTGFIAIGTLLQAALVRFGGADMPLAPYFPFIAAAAWATSLAGGIAATAASAALAWLLFLNDPAAYSAPLAWRLMQLATFAVVSCAICAIVVALKGSRRANDALRRREAGARHYYETLLQSLTQGVVVSDRHGMLTYMNPSAAALIGCDATAVRGLPFRDVYRAYDGRGARVRASALEHVLRSGRSASVEGHWLAPHDGQRVPIAEAASPLVDSAGDMTGAVLIVRDISIERERSAASQMLRRLVEASPDAIVGVGSNRRITSWNPAARRMFGYDEHAARGCDVAMLIAPRWLRNHPLPESVPDMREPIENVDVLCVRQDGGRMRATMSASPVFDERDACIALSLTLRDTGEQRRRERRVHRSLRGARDARRQADTSNRLKDELLATVSHELRTPLNVIYGWIEVLRNPVDGALQQQAIDAIDRSARSLSRMVGDILDASSLATGKLRLDAMPVDLVRIVNDVTGALGAAAQADGIALSVECALATCIVSGDGERLRQMLSNLLSNAFKFTPRGGRVTVSLERHDAQAKLTVADTGHGISPEFLPHVFEAFRRAEGAPASPRRGLGLGLSIVRHIAELHGGKVEAASAGKNRGTTFAITLPAGWQPMGALAWAAQAEGGARMTLDAQRILLVDDDATSRASLAAALKTLGAEVVVASSGREAIGKVDAMRPTVVLSDLAMPDGDGYWLLDTLRHVDADADADTRTRAANDAPVLAVTAHAGRDSERRVLAAGFDGYLCKPVDLQTLARAILRATGSG, from the coding sequence ATGGCGAATTTTGTACGAGGACACGCAAAAAATTACGCGGCGGTGACGGGCTTCATCGCGATCGGTACGTTGCTGCAGGCGGCGCTCGTGCGCTTCGGCGGCGCCGACATGCCGCTCGCGCCGTATTTTCCGTTCATCGCGGCGGCCGCCTGGGCGACGTCGCTCGCGGGGGGGATCGCCGCGACCGCCGCGAGCGCGGCGCTCGCGTGGCTGCTGTTCCTGAACGATCCGGCCGCGTATTCGGCGCCGCTCGCGTGGCGGCTCATGCAGCTCGCGACGTTCGCCGTCGTGAGTTGCGCGATCTGCGCGATCGTCGTCGCGCTCAAGGGCTCGCGCCGCGCGAACGACGCGTTGCGCCGCCGCGAGGCGGGGGCGCGCCACTACTACGAGACCCTGCTGCAGTCGCTCACGCAGGGCGTCGTCGTCAGCGACCGGCACGGCATGCTCACGTACATGAACCCGAGCGCGGCCGCGCTGATCGGCTGCGATGCGACGGCCGTGCGCGGTCTGCCGTTTCGCGACGTGTACCGCGCCTACGACGGGCGCGGCGCGCGCGTGCGCGCGTCCGCGCTCGAGCACGTGCTGAGGAGCGGCAGGAGCGCGAGCGTCGAAGGGCACTGGCTTGCTCCGCACGACGGGCAGCGGGTGCCGATCGCCGAAGCCGCGTCGCCGCTCGTCGATTCGGCGGGCGACATGACGGGCGCGGTGCTGATCGTGCGCGACATCAGCATCGAGCGCGAGCGATCGGCGGCCAGCCAGATGCTGCGGCGGCTCGTCGAGGCCTCGCCCGACGCGATCGTCGGGGTCGGCTCGAATCGCCGCATCACGAGCTGGAACCCGGCCGCGCGCCGGATGTTCGGCTACGACGAGCACGCGGCGCGCGGGTGCGACGTCGCGATGCTGATCGCGCCGCGCTGGCTGCGCAATCATCCGCTGCCCGAATCGGTGCCCGACATGCGCGAGCCGATCGAGAACGTCGACGTGCTGTGCGTGCGGCAGGACGGCGGGCGGATGCGCGCGACGATGTCGGCGTCGCCCGTGTTCGACGAGCGCGACGCGTGCATCGCGCTGTCGCTGACGCTGCGCGACACGGGCGAGCAGCGCCGGCGCGAACGCCGCGTGCACCGCTCGCTGCGCGGCGCGCGCGACGCGCGCCGGCAGGCCGACACGTCGAACCGGCTGAAGGACGAGCTGCTCGCCACCGTGTCGCACGAGCTGCGCACGCCGCTGAACGTGATCTACGGCTGGATCGAGGTGCTGCGCAATCCGGTGGACGGCGCGCTGCAGCAGCAGGCGATCGATGCGATCGACCGCAGCGCGCGCTCGCTGTCGCGGATGGTCGGCGACATTCTCGATGCATCGTCGCTCGCGACGGGCAAGCTGCGGCTCGATGCGATGCCGGTCGATCTCGTGCGCATCGTCAACGACGTGACGGGCGCGCTCGGCGCGGCCGCGCAGGCCGACGGGATCGCGCTGTCGGTCGAATGCGCGCTCGCCACGTGCATCGTGTCCGGCGACGGCGAGCGGCTGCGGCAGATGCTGTCGAACCTGCTGTCGAACGCGTTCAAGTTCACGCCGCGCGGCGGCCGCGTGACCGTGTCGCTCGAGCGCCACGACGCGCAGGCGAAGCTGACGGTCGCCGATACGGGCCATGGCATCTCGCCCGAATTCCTGCCGCACGTGTTCGAGGCGTTCCGGCGCGCGGAAGGCGCGCCCGCATCGCCGCGGCGCGGGCTCGGCCTCGGGCTGTCGATCGTGCGGCACATCGCGGAGCTGCACGGCGGCAAGGTCGAGGCCGCGAGCGCGGGCAAGAACCGCGGCACGACGTTCGCGATCACGCTGCCCGCCGGCTGGCAGCCGATGGGCGCGCTCGCATGGGCCGCGCAGGCCGAGGGCGGCGCGCGGATGACGCTCGACGCGCAGCGGATCCTGCTCGTCGACGACGACGCGACCTCGCGTGCGAGCCTGGCCGCCGCGCTGAAGACGCTCGGCGCGGAGGTGGTCGTCGCGTCGTCGGGGCGCGAGGCGATCGGGAAGGTGGACGCGATGCGGCCGACCGTCGTGCTGTCCGATCTCGCGATGCCCGACGGCGACGGCTACTGGCTGCTCGACACGCTGCGCCACGTGGACGCGGATGCGGATGCGGACACGCGCACGCGCGCGGCGAACGACGCGCCGGTGCTCGCCGTCACCGCGCATGCGGGGCGCGACAGCGAGCGGCGCGTGCTCGCGGCGGGCTTCGACGGCTATCTATGCAAGCCGGTCGATCTGCAGACGCTCGCGCGTGCGATCCTGCGCGCGACGGGCAGCGGCTGA
- a CDS encoding glycosyltransferase family 9 protein — protein MSGDPSARPAAAERRGTGEYASIAVFRALQLGDMLCAVPALRALRRGEPQARITLIGLPWAKAFAERFSDYVDDFIEFPGAPGLVEQPHDVERLAAFVAECRSRRFDLAIQLHGSGAQSNAIVAGLGAASTAGFAPDAFAAGEHAAPRLDRTIAWPSALPEIARYTKLMRRLGYDDWGDYLEFPLGGLDYTICRVLCEQHDLRPREYAVVHPGARMQSRRWPVARFAGVARALAERGLRIVLTGTRGEAALADAFAAQLGAPFVDLCGRTPLGALGALIGRSRLVVCNDTGVSHVAAALGAPSVVIACGSDAARWAPLDRERHRVLADYPPCRPCMFETCPYDHACANAIGVEDVVRRADALLAVEPHHVA, from the coding sequence ATGAGCGGCGATCCTTCCGCGCGGCCCGCGGCCGCCGAGCGGCGCGGCACGGGCGAATACGCGAGCATCGCGGTGTTTCGCGCGCTGCAGCTCGGCGACATGCTGTGCGCGGTGCCCGCGCTGCGCGCGCTGCGGCGCGGCGAGCCGCAGGCGCGGATCACGCTGATCGGGCTGCCGTGGGCGAAGGCGTTCGCCGAGCGCTTCTCCGATTACGTCGACGACTTCATCGAATTCCCCGGCGCGCCGGGGCTCGTCGAGCAGCCGCACGACGTCGAGCGGCTCGCCGCGTTCGTCGCCGAATGCCGGTCGCGCCGTTTCGATCTCGCGATCCAGCTGCATGGCAGCGGCGCGCAATCGAACGCGATCGTCGCGGGCCTCGGCGCGGCGTCGACGGCGGGTTTCGCGCCCGATGCGTTCGCGGCCGGCGAGCACGCCGCGCCGCGGCTCGACCGCACGATCGCATGGCCGTCGGCGCTGCCGGAAATCGCCCGCTACACGAAGCTGATGCGCCGGCTCGGCTACGACGACTGGGGCGACTATCTGGAGTTTCCGCTCGGCGGCCTCGATTACACGATCTGCCGCGTGCTGTGCGAGCAGCACGATCTGCGGCCGCGCGAATACGCGGTCGTGCATCCGGGCGCGCGCATGCAGTCGCGCCGCTGGCCGGTCGCGCGCTTCGCGGGCGTCGCGCGCGCGCTCGCCGAGCGCGGGCTGCGCATCGTGCTGACGGGCACGCGCGGCGAGGCGGCGCTCGCCGACGCGTTCGCCGCGCAACTGGGCGCGCCGTTCGTCGATCTGTGCGGCCGCACGCCGCTCGGCGCGCTCGGCGCGCTGATCGGCCGCAGCCGCCTCGTCGTCTGCAACGATACCGGCGTGTCGCACGTGGCCGCCGCGCTCGGCGCGCCGAGCGTCGTGATCGCGTGCGGCAGCGACGCCGCGCGCTGGGCGCCGCTCGATCGCGAGCGCCATCGCGTGCTCGCCGACTATCCGCCGTGCCGCCCGTGCATGTTCGAAACCTGTCCGTACGACCACGCGTGCGCGAACGCGATCGGCGTCGAGGACGTCGTCAGGCGCGCGGACGCACTGCTCGCCGTGGAGCCGCATCATGTCGCCTAA